One genomic window of uncultured delta proteobacterium includes the following:
- a CDS encoding hypothetical protein (Evidence 5 : No homology to any previously reported sequences), which translates to MDQQDKHEDLRKVEGKAEELVSLTLEVCEKRLTDSRNLSPEHVALSSAAMSVRQSVKTFLAVTGIPGMEESEAE; encoded by the coding sequence ATGGATCAGCAAGACAAGCATGAAGACTTGCGCAAGGTGGAGGGAAAAGCCGAAGAGCTTGTGTCGCTTACACTTGAGGTGTGCGAAAAGCGGCTTACGGATTCGCGCAACCTTTCGCCGGAGCATGTCGCGCTGTCATCGGCTGCCATGTCCGTTCGCCAGTCCGTGAAGACGTTCCTGGCGGTAACGGGCATTCCCGGCATGGAGGAAAGCGAAGCGGAGTAG
- a CDS encoding conserved hypothetical protein (Evidence 4 : Homologs of previously reported genes of unknown function), producing MTATASINLRISDAEKALIDQAAQSMGKSRTAFILENTLRIAEEVILDRTRFTLDSDTWNELQTALDTPPSEEQVRGLGKLFATQAPWQKQ from the coding sequence ATGACCGCGACAGCATCCATAAACCTGCGTATTTCCGACGCGGAAAAAGCGCTGATCGACCAGGCGGCCCAGAGCATGGGAAAAAGCCGGACGGCGTTTATTCTTGAAAACACCCTCCGGATTGCTGAAGAGGTGATTCTCGACCGGACGCGCTTCACGCTGGACAGCGATACGTGGAACGAACTGCAAACAGCCCTGGACACCCCGCCATCCGAGGAACAGGTGCGCGGTTTGGGCAAACTTTTCGCAACCCAAGCGCCGTGGCAAAAACAATGA
- a CDS encoding conserved hypothetical protein (Evidence 4 : Homologs of previously reported genes of unknown function) has product MVGSGLTNAVHSLASDKQAAGMGEANLPSFKDEIGAAAQEAAGKTGRKQGNLEDQLRVANELLRGLEILGEKDKAETLQTEIAAAMDAFSHSILKNETAIAEAEGSKQEFAFNTLVTFLMSFASRSGTRDRLNIFTTNYDRLIEAGAELAGLHLLDRFVGQLMPIFRSSRLDLDMHYNPPGIRGEPRYLEGVARLTKLHGSIDWVQTGKDIRRIGLPFGAEAITPYLKAPGLKDASAHELMVYPNAAKDRESTDYPYVELFRDFAAAV; this is encoded by the coding sequence ATGGTAGGCTCCGGGCTCACCAATGCAGTGCATAGCCTGGCGTCTGACAAACAAGCCGCAGGCATGGGAGAGGCGAACCTACCCAGTTTTAAAGATGAAATTGGTGCGGCAGCTCAAGAGGCGGCAGGCAAAACCGGCAGGAAACAGGGGAATCTGGAAGATCAGCTTCGCGTCGCCAATGAACTATTGCGTGGTTTAGAGATTCTTGGGGAAAAGGACAAGGCAGAAACTCTGCAAACAGAGATCGCTGCCGCGATGGATGCCTTTTCTCATTCCATTCTTAAAAATGAAACCGCCATAGCGGAAGCCGAAGGAAGCAAACAGGAGTTCGCTTTCAATACATTGGTTACGTTTCTTATGAGTTTTGCCAGTCGCTCAGGCACGCGTGATCGGTTGAATATTTTCACCACCAACTATGACCGGCTCATTGAGGCCGGGGCTGAATTGGCAGGACTACATTTGCTGGATCGTTTTGTCGGTCAGCTAATGCCGATTTTCCGTTCTTCGCGGCTAGACCTTGATATGCACTACAATCCGCCGGGCATTCGGGGTGAACCCCGATACCTGGAAGGGGTCGCCCGGCTTACTAAACTGCATGGGTCTATTGACTGGGTTCAGACTGGCAAAGACATCCGTAGAATTGGATTACCTTTTGGGGCCGAAGCTATTACCCCCTACCTCAAGGCTCCAGGTCTGAAAGATGCCTCTGCACATGAGTTGATGGTCTATCCGAATGCAGCCAAAGACCGAGAATCAACTGATTATCCGTATGTAGAGCTATTTCGTGATTTCGCCGCCGCGGTTTGA
- a CDS encoding conserved hypothetical protein (Evidence 4 : Homologs of previously reported genes of unknown function), with the protein MTHKEYLAAAARAAAQQITDDPGLYVPLDPDVAEHMGAFQEDAIILADLIEDALLTINAQGEVLYEER; encoded by the coding sequence ATGACCCACAAAGAATACCTTGCCGCCGCCGCGAGAGCTGCGGCTCAACAGATTACGGACGATCCAGGGCTTTACGTTCCGCTTGATCCGGACGTGGCTGAACACATGGGCGCGTTTCAGGAAGACGCCATTATCCTGGCGGATCTGATTGAAGACGCGCTGCTCACCATCAACGCCCAGGGGGAGGTGCTGTATGAAGAACGGTAA
- a CDS encoding Conjugative transfer signal peptidase TraF, which produces MNAILWNSRVLGWLFVGLCLLLTGLLTHASGLRINPTPSLPKGIYRLAPEHGSVDLAKGDLVSFCLRGEFASLAKERGYLRAGSCESGLRPLLKRLAGLPGEHIDAAALAIRTVDSQGQPMPSVLRSGVIPTGMALVLADHEGSFDSRYFGLVPLESLQRVEPVFVFNPNHTKE; this is translated from the coding sequence GTGAACGCTATTTTATGGAATAGCCGAGTGCTGGGCTGGCTTTTCGTTGGCCTCTGTCTGCTGCTGACCGGGCTGCTGACCCACGCTTCCGGCCTGCGCATCAACCCCACACCGTCCTTGCCCAAAGGCATTTACCGCCTCGCGCCGGAACATGGTTCCGTTGACCTCGCCAAAGGCGATCTGGTCAGCTTTTGCCTGCGCGGTGAGTTTGCGTCTCTGGCCAAAGAGCGCGGCTACCTCCGGGCCGGTTCCTGCGAGAGCGGCCTGCGTCCGCTCCTTAAACGCCTGGCAGGCCTGCCGGGCGAGCATATAGATGCCGCCGCCCTGGCTATCCGCACGGTGGACAGCCAGGGGCAGCCCATGCCTTCGGTTCTGCGCTCCGGCGTCATCCCCACGGGCATGGCCTTGGTGCTGGCCGATCATGAAGGCAGTTTTGACAGCAGGTATTTCGGGCTCGTTCCGCTGGAGTCTCTTCAGCGGGTCGAGCCTGTTTTTGTTTTTAACCCCAACCACACAAAGGAATAG
- a CDS encoding conserved hypothetical protein (Evidence 4 : Homologs of previously reported genes of unknown function), with protein MKKQDLKQMPSLKTDADAEAFVESADLSEYDLSGFAPVKFEFEAKSAALNMRLPQGLLNAVKVRAEAEGMPYTRYIRLVLEQAVTTRE; from the coding sequence ATGAAAAAGCAAGACCTTAAACAAATGCCTTCGTTGAAAACCGATGCGGACGCCGAGGCTTTTGTTGAGTCAGCCGATTTGTCGGAGTACGATCTGTCTGGTTTCGCGCCCGTCAAATTTGAGTTTGAAGCAAAAAGCGCCGCACTCAACATGCGCCTTCCGCAAGGCCTGTTGAACGCTGTGAAAGTTCGGGCCGAAGCGGAAGGAATGCCCTATACGCGCTATATCCGTCTGGTCTTGGAACAGGCGGTCACAACCAGAGAGTAA
- a CDS encoding Transmembrane protein 145, with amino-acid sequence MASEQILTNNIDDALERLLAPVAEVERLKRKEYLTPEEVELVYGLKPKTLANKRMKAQGPEYIKDGERILYKQQAVKKYLEAKTVRTRP; translated from the coding sequence ATGGCATCGGAGCAAATACTTACCAACAACATTGATGACGCCCTGGAGCGCTTGCTTGCTCCGGTCGCGGAAGTGGAGAGGCTGAAGCGAAAAGAATACCTGACGCCGGAAGAGGTTGAGCTTGTCTATGGCCTGAAACCCAAGACTTTGGCCAACAAAAGAATGAAGGCGCAAGGCCCGGAGTACATCAAGGACGGGGAGCGGATTCTTTACAAGCAGCAGGCCGTAAAGAAGTACCTGGAGGCAAAAACGGTCAGGACGCGCCCGTGA
- a CDS encoding transposase (fragment): MISPPRFEVWTYVEQCLHQDFSPEQISGVLKRKGFALSHEWIYQYILADKKRGGTLHSHLRCQRKRKRRYGKPDRRGQIKGRISIDIRPSIVAERSRLGDWEADTVEGSKGGPVLVTLAERKSRLFLFGKAPNKSASEVRRVIEGLLTPIKDFVQTITYDNGKEFSYHADVSATLEAQGFFAHPYHSWERGLNENSNGLLRQYFPKGVSLASVTQDEIIAAMCRLNWRPRKCLGFKTPYEVFLEDANTQGLGVAL, from the coding sequence GTGATTTCGCCGCCGCGGTTTGAGGTATGGACGTATGTTGAACAGTGTCTGCACCAGGACTTCAGTCCGGAGCAAATCTCTGGAGTTCTCAAACGCAAAGGTTTTGCCCTCAGTCATGAATGGATTTACCAGTACATTCTGGCGGACAAAAAACGAGGAGGAACGCTGCACAGCCATTTGCGCTGCCAGCGCAAACGCAAACGACGATATGGCAAACCCGACAGACGAGGTCAAATCAAGGGGCGTATCAGCATAGACATACGCCCGTCCATTGTTGCCGAGCGCTCACGCCTTGGTGATTGGGAGGCTGATACCGTTGAAGGCAGTAAAGGAGGCCCCGTTTTGGTGACACTTGCAGAGCGTAAAAGTCGTCTTTTCCTGTTTGGCAAGGCTCCCAACAAAAGCGCCAGCGAAGTAAGGCGGGTCATTGAAGGACTCTTGACACCCATTAAGGACTTTGTTCAGACTATTACCTATGATAACGGCAAGGAGTTCAGCTACCATGCCGATGTGTCAGCTACACTCGAGGCTCAGGGATTTTTTGCGCACCCCTACCATTCGTGGGAGCGTGGCTTGAACGAGAACTCCAATGGCCTTCTACGCCAATACTTCCCCAAGGGGGTAAGCTTGGCATCGGTCACGCAAGATGAGATCATAGCGGCAATGTGCCGCTTGAACTGGCGGCCTAGAAAATGCCTTGGGTTTAAGACACCCTATGAAGTTTTTTTAGAAGACGCCAATACCCAAGGACTGGGTGTTGCACTTTGA
- a CDS encoding transposase: protein MSHHNTLFSQMLSLIPRHVFQKLEHRHKVGRASRKFGFKEQFTAMAFIQLAARRSMRDGLRCLAAAGNRLYHWGLKNVARSTFADANNSRPVGFFHDLFAEMYGLCATKTPKHKFRFKSKLFSLDATTIKLCLSLFPWASFRQAKGGVKMHTLLDHDGHIPAFVTVTDAKTHESRMAQSLELPKASIVVFDKAYISYPWFRALEEKASFFVTRLKRNAVYKLLERRPVRRGTGVTSDHIIEVVSRGKGLRLRRIGYRDQKTGKHYEFLTNNFRLSPKTIADIYKDRWQIELFFKEIKQNLRIKTFVGNSENAVLIQVYTALTVYLLLAYQKFLSRIGMSVQQLFQLIQLNLLGSASLEELLNPRRRRKDNLQHLSLLELGA, encoded by the coding sequence ATGAGTCACCATAATACACTTTTCTCCCAGATGCTATCTCTGATTCCCAGACATGTTTTTCAAAAGCTCGAACACCGGCACAAAGTAGGGCGGGCCTCACGCAAATTCGGCTTCAAGGAGCAGTTCACCGCCATGGCCTTCATACAGCTTGCCGCAAGGCGCTCCATGCGCGATGGGTTGCGTTGCCTGGCCGCAGCCGGGAACCGCTTGTACCACTGGGGCCTGAAAAACGTGGCCCGCTCAACGTTCGCTGATGCGAACAACTCCCGGCCCGTGGGCTTTTTTCATGACCTGTTCGCCGAAATGTACGGCTTGTGCGCGACAAAAACTCCGAAGCACAAATTTCGCTTCAAATCCAAGCTGTTCAGCTTGGACGCTACCACCATCAAGCTTTGCCTTTCGCTCTTCCCATGGGCTTCGTTCCGCCAAGCCAAAGGCGGCGTCAAAATGCACACCCTGCTGGACCATGACGGGCATATCCCGGCTTTCGTAACCGTCACCGACGCCAAAACACATGAAAGTCGTATGGCTCAATCCCTGGAACTGCCCAAAGCCTCCATAGTGGTTTTTGACAAGGCGTACATCAGCTACCCCTGGTTTCGAGCCCTTGAGGAAAAAGCCAGCTTTTTCGTGACCCGCCTCAAACGCAACGCCGTTTATAAGCTTTTGGAGCGCCGCCCGGTGCGCCGGGGGACCGGTGTCACTTCCGATCACATCATTGAGGTCGTCAGTCGGGGAAAAGGCCTGCGGCTGCGGCGTATTGGCTACCGCGACCAGAAAACCGGAAAACATTACGAGTTTTTAACCAATAACTTCCGGCTCTCGCCAAAAACCATTGCCGACATCTATAAAGACCGCTGGCAAATCGAGCTTTTCTTCAAGGAAATCAAACAAAATCTGCGCATAAAGACCTTTGTCGGCAACTCGGAAAACGCGGTACTGATTCAAGTCTACACGGCCCTGACGGTGTACCTGCTGCTGGCGTACCAAAAATTCCTCAGCCGCATCGGGATGTCCGTGCAGCAACTTTTCCAACTCATCCAGCTCAACCTGCTCGGTTCGGCGTCTCTGGAAGAACTCCTGAATCCACGACGGCGAAGAAAAGATAATCTTCAACATCTCAGCCTATTAGAATTGGGTGCTTAG
- a CDS encoding conserved hypothetical protein (Evidence 4 : Homologs of previously reported genes of unknown function): protein MNTLHETDIFADWLEKLKDHKGRARIFARLRSAKAGNFGDCKPAGEGVSEMRIDFGPGYRVYYAQEGLNVYLLIVGGDKSSQARDIKLAKAMWREIKEKGL, encoded by the coding sequence ATGAATACCCTTCATGAAACGGATATTTTCGCCGATTGGCTGGAAAAGCTCAAAGACCATAAGGGCCGGGCGCGAATATTCGCCCGGCTGCGGTCGGCTAAAGCGGGAAACTTCGGAGATTGCAAACCGGCAGGAGAGGGTGTTTCAGAAATGCGCATTGATTTCGGCCCTGGCTATCGGGTGTATTACGCGCAAGAAGGGCTGAACGTCTATCTGCTCATAGTTGGCGGAGACAAAAGCTCACAGGCGCGGGACATCAAGCTGGCGAAAGCCATGTGGCGAGAAATTAAGGAGAAAGGGCTATGA
- a CDS encoding Conjugal transfer protein TraG (fragment) — translation MTNKAENEASGVVSTALTNLALYRDPVVALNTGHCDFRIHDLMNHDKPVNLYLVISPADIDRMRPLLRLMVDMIVRRICSKMEFADGSSKAGYKHRLLLLLDEFTSLGKLPIMEKALAYIAGYGGKVYIIVQDITQLNGVYGKDNALMANCHVRIAYAPNTIETAKNLSDMTGKTTVVEEKVSLSGSRTGHMKNASVNVTETARPLLTPDECMRLPGPEKDSQGRVVKPGDMLVFTAGQSPIYGRQILYFFDPVFAARAKVPVPGLNAVYPSGISDSLYQPRPASWYSANPSASSTKPAPEAEAAPKPAQENSSERYFME, via the coding sequence TTGACGAACAAGGCGGAGAATGAAGCGAGCGGCGTTGTCTCCACGGCCCTGACCAACCTGGCGCTGTACCGCGATCCTGTTGTGGCGCTCAATACCGGCCATTGCGACTTCCGCATCCATGACCTCATGAACCATGACAAGCCGGTGAACCTCTACCTGGTGATTTCCCCGGCGGACATCGATCGGATGCGGCCCCTCCTGCGGCTCATGGTGGATATGATCGTGCGCCGGATTTGCTCCAAAATGGAGTTTGCGGACGGTTCCAGCAAGGCCGGGTACAAGCACAGGCTTTTACTGTTGCTGGACGAGTTCACGTCCTTGGGCAAGCTGCCGATCATGGAAAAGGCCCTAGCCTACATCGCGGGCTACGGCGGCAAAGTTTACATCATCGTTCAGGACATTACCCAGCTTAACGGCGTGTACGGCAAGGATAACGCCCTCATGGCCAACTGCCATGTGCGAATTGCCTACGCACCGAACACCATTGAAACTGCTAAAAACCTTTCGGACATGACCGGGAAAACCACTGTCGTGGAAGAAAAGGTGTCGCTCTCCGGTTCGCGCACCGGCCACATGAAAAACGCCTCAGTCAACGTCACGGAAACGGCCAGGCCGCTGCTCACACCTGACGAGTGCATGAGGCTGCCCGGCCCGGAAAAGGACAGTCAGGGCCGCGTGGTGAAGCCAGGCGATATGCTGGTGTTCACCGCTGGCCAGTCGCCCATTTACGGGCGACAGATCCTGTACTTCTTCGATCCCGTCTTTGCCGCCCGCGCCAAGGTGCCGGTTCCCGGCCTGAATGCTGTCTATCCCAGCGGCATCAGCGATTCCCTGTATCAGCCGCGCCCCGCGTCCTGGTACTCGGCCAATCCGTCTGCATCCTCCACCAAACCCGCGCCGGAAGCCGAAGCCGCTCCGAAGCCCGCACAGGAGAACTCCAGTGAACGCTATTTTATGGAATAG
- a CDS encoding Phage integrase family protein (fragment) produces the protein MDRVKLPKVDNARDRFLTADEAQTLLAAVKKRSQLWHDVSLISLNTGMRLSEILGLRPQDVDLKNSVLHLEGKTGRRSIPVNDLVHETLERVVAGKNGLEFLFPSKKGTQLGSDSATNSFARAVADAGLNPPNVDRRHKVVFHTLRHTYCSWLAMEGVPLYVIGEMVGHSSPDMTKRYSHLCPDKKSQTVALVQGIFSKGQATETVKRVIPRHKKI, from the coding sequence ATGGACAGGGTAAAGCTGCCCAAGGTGGACAATGCCCGCGACCGCTTTTTGACGGCGGATGAGGCGCAAACGCTTCTTGCCGCTGTCAAGAAGCGCAGCCAGCTTTGGCATGACGTCAGCCTGATCTCCCTGAATACCGGGATGCGGCTTTCGGAGATCTTGGGCCTGCGCCCGCAGGATGTGGACTTGAAAAACAGCGTACTGCACCTGGAGGGCAAAACCGGCAGGCGCTCCATCCCGGTCAATGACCTTGTGCATGAAACGTTGGAACGGGTTGTAGCAGGCAAAAATGGATTGGAGTTTTTGTTCCCCAGCAAAAAGGGAACGCAGCTTGGCTCTGATTCCGCCACCAACAGCTTTGCGCGGGCGGTGGCGGACGCCGGGCTGAATCCGCCCAATGTTGATCGCAGGCACAAAGTTGTTTTCCATACTCTTCGTCACACCTATTGCAGTTGGCTGGCCATGGAGGGCGTTCCGCTCTATGTTATTGGTGAAATGGTCGGCCATAGCAGCCCGGACATGACCAAGCGCTACTCCCACTTGTGCCCGGACAAAAAAAGCCAGACGGTTGCCCTTGTGCAAGGGATATTTTCCAAGGGCCAAGCTACTGAAACGGTGAAGCGCGTTATCCCGCGACATAAAAAGATATAG
- a CDS encoding hypothetical protein (Evidence 5 : No homology to any previously reported sequences), producing MGRIIETYRDLGRASQVTLLVGPSLASLQQLTERGALYTEYQQGIEKRKIGLDAVKKQEDAELAAIREKWATKRSELEKLNIAKKNRRSLIQLARKHEAEERAMAKLPYQTPRNNGTVRASP from the coding sequence TTGGGACGTATTATTGAAACCTACCGTGACTTGGGGCGCGCCTCCCAGGTCACTCTTCTTGTTGGCCCAAGCCTGGCCTCGCTTCAGCAACTGACAGAGCGGGGAGCTTTGTACACGGAGTATCAGCAAGGCATTGAGAAACGAAAGATAGGCCTGGATGCTGTGAAAAAACAGGAAGATGCAGAACTTGCGGCAATCAGGGAAAAGTGGGCAACCAAACGTAGTGAGCTGGAAAAACTAAATATCGCCAAGAAAAATCGTCGCAGCCTGATCCAACTCGCCCGTAAGCATGAGGCTGAAGAAAGAGCCATGGCAAAATTGCCGTATCAGACTCCCCGGAATAACGGCACGGTGCGGGCCTCGCCGTAA
- a CDS encoding conserved hypothetical protein (Evidence 4 : Homologs of previously reported genes of unknown function), with protein sequence MSRSNLWQICHKNARGNNHLTKHLVEIIRKQRLTSKQIAYELVLPTERVRNWYYKGTGMTALDLLLLMSEYEFVRNFIKKAVIAYMMYKDDLAGR encoded by the coding sequence ATGTCCAGAAGTAACTTGTGGCAGATTTGCCACAAAAATGCGCGTGGGAATAATCATCTGACAAAGCATCTTGTGGAAATCATAAGAAAGCAGCGATTGACCTCAAAACAGATAGCCTATGAGCTTGTCCTCCCGACCGAGAGAGTGAGAAACTGGTATTACAAAGGTACGGGAATGACTGCCCTGGATTTGTTGCTGTTGATGAGTGAGTATGAATTTGTCAGGAATTTTATTAAAAAGGCCGTCATTGCCTATATGATGTACAAAGATGATCTGGCCGGGCGCTAA
- a CDS encoding conserved hypothetical protein (Evidence 4 : Homologs of previously reported genes of unknown function) translates to MPQDDFPQRFERAYVALVNERAMLRGYKKGEFAAKLWPWMKPKVAATRWNAIREKAVHTGKPQSVTIADALRMADALGEDVGYLMVIAKESVRKEFSDAGKKE, encoded by the coding sequence ATGCCACAAGACGATTTCCCGCAACGGTTTGAACGCGCCTATGTGGCTCTCGTTAATGAAAGAGCCATGCTCAGAGGCTATAAAAAAGGCGAATTCGCCGCCAAGCTGTGGCCCTGGATGAAGCCCAAAGTCGCGGCAACGCGCTGGAACGCCATACGGGAAAAGGCAGTTCATACCGGCAAGCCACAGAGCGTAACCATTGCGGACGCCCTGCGTATGGCGGACGCCCTAGGCGAGGATGTTGGCTATCTCATGGTAATCGCAAAAGAAAGCGTCAGAAAGGAATTCTCTGACGCGGGAAAAAAGGAGTAG
- a CDS encoding hypothetical protein (Evidence 5 : No homology to any previously reported sequences), with protein sequence MPAHERLRHHKAKIQYRAWKETIFQMMEQGYSKRLIHEELTKDGRISMAYITLCQFIRNSKKQAPACPAPENKSKAPPAASPAQPKIIKANKYIGKLLCFRAPR encoded by the coding sequence ATGCCAGCCCATGAGCGCCTTCGCCACCACAAGGCAAAAATCCAGTACCGGGCCTGGAAGGAAACAATTTTTCAAATGATGGAGCAAGGATACAGCAAGCGGCTCATTCATGAGGAGCTGACCAAAGACGGGCGTATTTCCATGGCCTACATCACGCTTTGCCAGTTTATCAGAAACTCTAAAAAGCAAGCGCCCGCGTGTCCGGCCCCTGAAAACAAAAGCAAAGCGCCCCCTGCTGCATCGCCCGCACAGCCGAAAATCATCAAGGCGAATAAGTACATCGGCAAGTTGTTGTGCTTTAGAGCGCCCAGATGA
- a CDS encoding conserved hypothetical protein (Evidence 4 : Homologs of previously reported genes of unknown function), producing MIKIREFDVARYLDNEEVIAEYLSACLEDPNPDVFLAALGDVAKARGMAQLAKDTGLSRESLYKTFSPGTKPRFETILKITKSLGVPLDVKTDCGPVAHQ from the coding sequence ATGATCAAGATTCGTGAATTTGACGTCGCCCGCTATCTCGACAATGAAGAAGTGATAGCGGAATACCTCTCCGCTTGCCTGGAGGACCCCAACCCGGATGTTTTCCTTGCCGCCCTTGGCGACGTGGCAAAAGCGCGGGGTATGGCGCAACTCGCCAAAGATACCGGCCTCAGCCGGGAAAGCCTGTATAAGACCTTTTCCCCTGGGACAAAGCCCCGCTTTGAGACTATTTTGAAGATTACCAAGTCGCTTGGCGTTCCCCTCGACGTGAAAACAGATTGCGGGCCTGTGGCGCATCAATAA
- a CDS encoding GCN5-related N-acetyltransferase has product MSLALSAPAPLTAAHDASQFFCGESSLDDWLRQRALKNETSGATRTYVVCSGNEVAGYYSLAVGSIEHKFAPGSVRRNMPQPIPVMILARLAVDRRYAGQNAGTGMLRDALLRTLQAADIAGIRALLVHALHERAAAFYRARGFAASPFDPLVLFLGLDHVRRLFAGS; this is encoded by the coding sequence ATGAGCTTGGCGCTCTCCGCTCCTGCCCCACTGACTGCGGCGCATGATGCCTCCCAGTTTTTTTGCGGGGAATCTTCGCTGGATGACTGGTTGCGCCAGCGGGCGCTGAAAAACGAAACTTCCGGCGCTACCCGCACCTATGTCGTCTGCTCCGGCAACGAGGTTGCCGGGTATTACTCTTTGGCTGTGGGGAGCATTGAACACAAGTTCGCGCCGGGCAGTGTCCGGCGGAACATGCCCCAGCCCATTCCGGTTATGATTCTGGCCCGCCTTGCGGTTGACCGGCGTTATGCCGGACAAAACGCTGGGACCGGCATGTTACGGGACGCCCTGTTGAGGACGCTTCAGGCGGCGGACATTGCGGGCATTCGCGCCTTGCTCGTCCATGCGCTGCATGAGCGGGCTGCCGCCTTTTACCGGGCGCGGGGCTTTGCCGCCTCGCCCTTTGATCCGCTCGTTCTCTTTCTTGGGCTGGACCATGTCAGGCGGCTTTTCGCCGGTTCATAA
- a CDS encoding hypothetical protein (Evidence 5 : No homology to any previously reported sequences) has translation MNMVLVMCEDRVFEFRPQDAPNGMQ, from the coding sequence ATGAACATGGTGCTGGTCATGTGTGAGGACCGCGTTTTTGAATTTAGACCGCAGGATGCCCCCAATGGCATGCAATGA
- a CDS encoding conserved hypothetical protein (Evidence 4 : Homologs of previously reported genes of unknown function), which yields MKIDIAGFDWDEGNWPKCGKHGVSREEIEEFFASAPSVMPDPHPDEPRMRAIGKTKAGRYLFLVFMFRLIGGQTFIRPISARYMHQKEVDHYEKARP from the coding sequence ATGAAAATAGATATAGCTGGCTTTGATTGGGATGAGGGGAATTGGCCGAAGTGCGGCAAGCACGGCGTTTCAAGGGAAGAAATTGAAGAATTCTTTGCATCAGCTCCCTCGGTAATGCCAGACCCCCACCCTGATGAGCCGCGTATGCGGGCCATCGGGAAAACAAAAGCGGGACGCTACCTGTTTCTTGTTTTTATGTTCCGCCTGATCGGCGGGCAAACGTTTATCCGACCTATTAGCGCCCGTTACATGCACCAGAAAGAGGTTGACCATTATGAAAAAGCAAGACCTTAA